One genomic segment of Aliarcobacter cibarius includes these proteins:
- a CDS encoding MaoC family dehydratase, whose translation MSKINYGNYFEDFSIGQKIVHPLPRTVSEGDVSLYIAFTGSRFSLHSSDIVAREIGYKKRPIDDILMFHLTFGKSVQDISLNAIANLGYAEISFPNPVFVGDTVSMTSTVIGLKENSNGKSGVVYVHSIGVNQDGNEVLNFKRWVMVHKKDHSVKSEINIVPTFEASTPIVDKINIPTIGAIDTDASGGEYFFEDYVAGERLNHPEGITIDNSDHTLATKLYQNNAKVHFNDHMMKSTPMGQRLMYGGIVISMARAISFNGLQNAQWVYAINSGNHCNPTYAGDTIYAYTEILETIDHKREDIGLLRLRTIAVKNQNPTEISSPKGEDGKYLPNIVLDLDYTVVIPKKSTKK comes from the coding sequence TTGTCAAAAATAAATTACGGTAACTATTTTGAAGATTTTAGCATTGGACAAAAAATTGTTCATCCACTTCCTAGAACTGTAAGCGAAGGTGATGTATCTTTATACATAGCCTTCACAGGTTCTAGATTTTCTCTTCATTCAAGTGATATTGTAGCAAGAGAGATTGGTTACAAAAAAAGACCAATTGATGATATATTAATGTTCCACCTAACATTTGGAAAATCAGTTCAAGATATATCTTTAAATGCTATTGCAAATTTAGGTTATGCTGAAATCTCTTTTCCAAATCCAGTTTTTGTTGGAGATACAGTTAGTATGACTTCAACTGTAATTGGTTTAAAAGAAAACTCAAATGGAAAAAGTGGAGTTGTTTATGTTCACTCTATTGGGGTAAATCAAGACGGAAATGAAGTTTTAAACTTCAAAAGATGGGTAATGGTTCACAAAAAAGACCATAGTGTAAAAAGTGAAATAAATATTGTTCCAACTTTTGAAGCTTCAACTCCAATAGTTGATAAAATAAATATTCCAACAATTGGTGCAATTGATACAGATGCTAGTGGTGGAGAGTACTTCTTTGAAGATTATGTTGCAGGAGAGAGACTTAATCATCCTGAAGGAATTACTATTGATAATAGTGATCACACACTTGCAACAAAACTATACCAAAACAATGCGAAGGTACATTTTAATGACCATATGATGAAATCAACTCCTATGGGTCAAAGATTAATGTATGGTGGAATTGTTATTTCAATGGCAAGAGCAATCTCTTTTAATGGGCTACAAAATGCTCAATGGGTATATGCTATAAATAGTGGAAATCACTGTAATCCTACTTATGCAGGAGATACAATTTATGCATATACTGAAATTTTAGAGACTATAGATCATAAAAGAGAGGATATTGGTCTTTTAAGATTAAGAACGATTGCTGTTAAAAATCAAAATCCAACAGAGATTTCAAGCCCTAAAGGTGAAGATGGTAAATATCTTCCAAACATTGTATTAGATTTAGATTACACTGTTGTAATTCCAAAAAAATCTACAAAAAAATAA
- a CDS encoding aldolase/citrate lyase family protein produces MSQTIKLDVPEFLNIGIACTTKHVGTNKENNVAMVIEDDKLGTDSITYKELATKSDQVSNFFAGIGLEPRDRVLVCLKNSLAYPISFFGVMKGGMIAVPTSTLLSGSEVKYLAEDSQAKAIVLSASMYENLVPYLENLDNLRTIVVAGIDSVEDLKKPKDINVYALNQIFKETSTTPNHYNSKSGEPAYLVYTSGTTGYPKGVLHSHRSLVGRKPATDYWFDFKENDRIMHSGKFNWTYVLGSALMDPLYNGHTVIAYEGANDASTWINLIKKHQCTIFIGVPTIYRQIIQKTDFTLDDCPTLRYCMSAGEHLSDEMLGLWRERFKQDIFEAIGMSECSYYISHSKYNPIRPGSAGFPQPGHIVKLLNPETLEEVGVEEEGMICIGEDDPGLFLEYWQLEEETQKAKHDGYFFTGDYARKDKDGYIWFIGRKDDIINTFGFRVSPHEIERVVKTHPDVADCVAFGLDIEKDKTIVAIIVIGHTTLTKEQEEEILKFSQANLAKYKAPKRIYTMTDYPRTKNGKVLRKQLVKDLNELERAKSKGEEVVEYKARRSMLLVPSYNKHNVEKAKTVLADTVIFDFEAILEDQRELGRTTLKEVYAEQGPSFGDSERVLRINNLGSEDLKKDLQLAREIEIDGLLFSKIDSKEDVLEAVKLIEEVNPKLTLMIMIETPLAVLNIHEICAASPKVEVVVVGSNKLANRLQIDIKRGSKAIVTYLAQIALAAKAYGKTVIDGPHFDVLDEFACEDSTKDAFNLGFDGKSLIHPIQIEYINDIFTPKQSEVEDYEQMIAKYEEAAKEGKEVILHNNKLVDSSRIKWARKMIKLYETYKSLGQNLFNK; encoded by the coding sequence ATGAGTCAAACAATAAAATTAGATGTACCTGAGTTTTTAAATATAGGTATCGCTTGTACAACAAAACATGTTGGTACAAATAAAGAAAATAATGTTGCTATGGTAATTGAAGATGATAAATTAGGGACAGATTCTATAACTTATAAAGAGTTAGCAACAAAATCTGATCAAGTATCTAACTTCTTTGCAGGAATTGGTTTAGAGCCAAGAGATAGAGTTTTAGTTTGTCTAAAAAACTCTTTAGCTTACCCTATTTCATTTTTTGGAGTAATGAAAGGTGGAATGATTGCTGTTCCTACTTCAACTTTATTAAGTGGTAGTGAAGTTAAATATTTAGCTGAAGATTCTCAAGCGAAAGCAATTGTTTTATCAGCTTCTATGTATGAAAATTTAGTTCCATATTTAGAAAATCTTGATAATTTGAGAACAATAGTTGTTGCTGGAATTGATAGTGTTGAAGATTTAAAAAAACCAAAAGATATAAATGTATATGCATTAAATCAAATTTTTAAAGAGACTAGTACAACTCCAAATCATTACAATTCAAAATCAGGTGAACCTGCATATTTAGTTTATACATCTGGAACTACTGGTTATCCAAAAGGTGTACTACACTCTCATAGATCATTAGTAGGTAGAAAACCAGCAACTGATTACTGGTTTGATTTTAAAGAAAATGATAGAATCATGCACTCTGGTAAATTTAACTGGACTTATGTTTTAGGTTCTGCTTTAATGGATCCATTATACAATGGTCATACAGTTATTGCTTATGAAGGTGCAAATGATGCTTCTACATGGATTAATTTAATTAAAAAACATCAATGTACTATTTTCATTGGAGTTCCAACAATTTATAGACAAATAATTCAAAAAACTGACTTCACTTTAGATGATTGTCCAACTTTAAGATATTGTATGTCTGCTGGAGAACACTTATCTGATGAAATGTTAGGACTTTGGAGAGAAAGATTTAAACAAGATATTTTTGAAGCAATTGGTATGAGTGAATGTTCATACTATATTTCACACTCAAAATATAATCCAATAAGACCAGGAAGTGCAGGATTCCCTCAACCAGGACACATTGTAAAACTTTTAAACCCAGAAACTTTAGAAGAAGTTGGTGTTGAAGAAGAAGGAATGATTTGTATAGGTGAAGACGATCCAGGATTATTCTTAGAGTACTGGCAATTAGAAGAAGAGACTCAAAAAGCTAAACATGATGGATACTTCTTCACAGGAGATTATGCTAGAAAAGATAAAGATGGATATATTTGGTTCATTGGAAGAAAAGATGACATTATCAATACTTTTGGATTTAGAGTATCTCCACATGAAATTGAAAGAGTTGTAAAAACTCATCCAGATGTTGCAGATTGTGTTGCTTTTGGTCTAGATATTGAAAAAGATAAAACTATCGTAGCAATCATTGTTATTGGTCATACTACTTTAACTAAAGAACAAGAAGAAGAAATTTTAAAATTCTCTCAAGCAAATTTAGCTAAATATAAAGCACCAAAAAGAATCTATACAATGACTGACTATCCAAGAACAAAAAATGGAAAAGTTTTAAGAAAACAATTAGTAAAAGATTTAAATGAGCTTGAAAGAGCAAAATCAAAAGGTGAAGAAGTAGTTGAATATAAAGCTAGAAGATCTATGCTTTTAGTTCCTTCATACAACAAACACAATGTAGAAAAAGCAAAAACTGTTTTAGCTGACACTGTTATTTTTGATTTTGAAGCAATTTTAGAAGATCAAAGAGAATTAGGAAGAACTACTTTAAAAGAAGTTTACGCAGAACAAGGTCCAAGCTTTGGAGATAGCGAAAGAGTTTTAAGAATTAATAATCTTGGAAGTGAAGATTTGAAAAAAGATTTACAATTAGCAAGAGAAATTGAAATTGATGGTTTACTATTCTCTAAAATAGATTCAAAAGAAGATGTTTTAGAAGCTGTTAAATTAATAGAAGAAGTAAATCCAAAATTAACTCTTATGATTATGATTGAAACTCCTTTAGCTGTTTTAAATATTCACGAAATTTGTGCAGCTAGTCCAAAAGTTGAAGTTGTTGTAGTTGGTTCAAACAAATTAGCAAATAGACTTCAAATAGATATAAAAAGAGGTTCAAAAGCTATCGTTACATATTTAGCTCAAATTGCACTTGCTGCAAAAGCTTATGGTAAAACTGTAATTGATGGTCCACACTTCGATGTGTTAGACGAGTTTGCTTGTGAAGATTCAACAAAAGATGCATTTAATTTAGGATTTGATGGTAAATCTCTTATTCATCCAATTCAAATTGAATACATTAATGACATTTTCACTCCAAAACAAAGTGAAGTTGAAGATTATGAACAAATGATTGCAAAATATGAAGAAGCAGCAAAAGAAGGTAAAGAGGTAATTTTACATAACAATAAACTTGTTGATTCTTCAAGAATTAAATGGGCAAGAAAAATGATAAAACTTTATGAAACATATAAATCATTAGGTCAAAACCTATTTAACAAATAA
- a CDS encoding HpcH/HpaI aldolase/citrate lyase family protein, producing the protein MKGLNMMTSAIDLSKLTANDDLTPVLGGYWPGIQIYYPPIKYNPLDGSYETMEQAKLRLQKHAYKTKAHTVLFDLEDGCRQKAMSRELLIQELPKFPERDFQIAVRINPFRTEEYEEDLKMLKQIHQYIDVIVLAKAGEVYGSAEIRDLSSWLISIGSKLTIQPIVEHPKSLQIADRLMEYSTVKHIVFGIHDFSKAMAYKITPKGWIDELETFFNILTMEARIKGKGVIGGVEVLLTPHSLPDSCVEKKDIRRWLDLHGDEASKHVYSHALRENAMGLTGKQVITPNHINICKVAFTPSPLEIEKDVSILKAAIEADALLSGAIRYEGEMLDPPMFGKSLQNILRAYALNSLSKEDELFALSVLNKMPIHTFKENWPYGQL; encoded by the coding sequence ATGAAAGGTTTAAATATGATGACTTCTGCGATAGATTTATCTAAATTAACAGCAAATGACGATTTAACACCAGTTCTTGGTGGTTATTGGCCAGGTATCCAAATTTATTATCCACCAATTAAATATAATCCACTAGATGGTTCTTATGAAACAATGGAACAAGCAAAATTAAGATTACAAAAACATGCTTATAAAACAAAAGCTCACACTGTTTTATTTGACTTAGAAGATGGTTGTAGACAAAAAGCTATGAGTAGAGAACTTTTAATTCAAGAATTACCAAAATTCCCTGAAAGAGATTTTCAAATAGCTGTAAGAATAAATCCATTTAGAACTGAAGAGTATGAAGAAGATTTAAAAATGTTAAAACAAATTCATCAATATATAGATGTTATTGTTTTAGCAAAAGCAGGAGAAGTTTATGGAAGTGCTGAAATCAGAGATTTGTCTTCATGGTTAATTTCAATTGGAAGTAAACTAACAATTCAGCCAATCGTTGAGCATCCAAAATCTCTTCAAATTGCCGATAGATTAATGGAATATTCAACTGTTAAACACATTGTATTTGGAATTCACGATTTTTCAAAAGCAATGGCTTATAAAATAACTCCAAAAGGTTGGATTGATGAATTAGAAACATTCTTTAATATTCTTACAATGGAAGCTAGAATTAAAGGTAAAGGAGTAATTGGGGGAGTAGAAGTACTTTTAACACCACATTCATTACCAGATTCTTGTGTTGAGAAAAAAGATATTAGAAGATGGTTAGATTTACATGGTGATGAAGCTAGTAAACATGTTTATTCTCATGCATTAAGAGAGAATGCAATGGGATTAACAGGTAAACAAGTTATTACACCAAATCATATAAATATTTGTAAAGTTGCATTTACACCGTCTCCTCTAGAAATAGAAAAAGATGTATCAATTTTAAAAGCTGCTATTGAAGCTGATGCTTTACTAAGTGGTGCAATTAGATATGAAGGTGAAATGTTAGATCCGCCAATGTTTGGAAAATCTTTACAAAACATTTTAAGAGCTTATGCATTAAATAGTTTATCAAAAGAGGATGAGTTATTTGCACTTTCTGTGTTAAACAAAATGCCTATCCACACATTTAAAGAAAACTGGCCATACGGTCAACTGTAA
- the bioD gene encoding dethiobiotin synthase — MKINPEEYIGKSIFITATNTNVGKTYACEKFLNHFAKAGLRVGYFKPIETGVENNTPLDGSKMLNLVKKLNPDFKNISVNDCVPYQFLLPASPYVAKGNTYIDIEFLKEKKEYLKNFCDVLIIEGAGGLMVPIKKDFFIIDLIKEFKTKTFLITPSKLGSINDTLLSIEALKNRNINFSFFINLYEDVDSFEKVSKPFLIDYFETLNFLQDL; from the coding sequence ATGAAAATCAATCCAGAAGAGTATATAGGTAAAAGTATCTTTATTACTGCAACAAATACAAATGTCGGAAAAACTTATGCTTGTGAAAAATTCTTAAATCATTTTGCAAAAGCTGGACTTAGAGTTGGTTATTTTAAACCTATTGAAACAGGAGTTGAAAACAATACTCCTCTTGATGGTTCAAAAATGCTTAATTTAGTAAAAAAATTAAATCCTGATTTCAAGAATATTTCTGTTAATGATTGTGTTCCCTATCAATTCTTACTTCCCGCTTCACCATATGTTGCAAAAGGAAACACTTATATAGATATTGAATTTTTAAAAGAAAAAAAAGAGTATTTAAAAAATTTTTGTGATGTTCTTATTATTGAGGGAGCTGGTGGGTTAATGGTTCCTATTAAAAAAGATTTTTTTATAATTGATTTAATAAAAGAATTCAAAACAAAAACTTTTTTAATAACTCCTTCAAAATTGGGCTCTATAAATGATACTCTTCTTTCAATAGAAGCTTTAAAAAATAGAAATATTAATTTTTCATTTTTTATAAACCTATATGAAGATGTAGATAGCTTTGAAAAAGTATCAAAACCTTTTTTAATTGACTACTTTGAAACACTAAATTTTTTACAAGATTTATAA
- a CDS encoding ATP-dependent Clp protease adaptor ClpS → MSNEIEIELSEDLEVQEPKKYNVFLLNDDYSTMEFVIDVLVKIFRKTVSEAEAIMLNVHNNGKGLCGVYSFEIATTKVAQVKTMAREKGFPLKATMEEE, encoded by the coding sequence GTGAGTAATGAAATAGAAATAGAATTAAGTGAAGATTTAGAAGTACAAGAACCAAAAAAATATAATGTTTTTTTATTAAATGATGATTATTCAACAATGGAATTTGTAATAGATGTATTAGTAAAAATATTTAGAAAGACAGTAAGTGAAGCTGAAGCAATTATGTTGAATGTTCATAATAATGGTAAAGGTCTTTGTGGTGTTTATAGTTTTGAAATAGCAACTACTAAAGTTGCTCAAGTAAAAACTATGGCTAGAGAGAAGGGCTTTCCTTTAAAAGCTACAATGGAAGAAGAGTAA